One part of the uncultured Bacteroides sp. genome encodes these proteins:
- a CDS encoding 4Fe-4S dicluster domain-containing protein, whose translation METKYISKNGLNEWFSQIVKSGKRVYAPVEERGKVEFKKVQALSEVAEEYIQTTQSIKSAVFPRAEVLFSYEKENGKVKVEDFNPDTVKETVLWKIHPCDAAGFKPLTAIFNWDYTDKLYNAHLEKTTLVTFSCAKADKSCFCTSVNGGPGNTTGSDVLLTMLPDGGAIVEILTPKGETLVQLAASAFENDKGEDKSKYLADVPQAFDIEEVRARLTTAFDSSVWKEQSERCLGCGACAFVCPTCACFDIQEDAHGSKGKRIRCWDSCGFSLFTLHTSGHNPRAVQSQRWRQRILHKFSYMPDRLSVFGCTGCGRCSRACPVDMNILEHITSIAKK comes from the coding sequence TTGAAGAGCGCGGAAAAGTAGAATTTAAAAAAGTTCAGGCTCTCAGCGAAGTTGCCGAAGAATATATTCAGACTACGCAGTCTATAAAATCGGCTGTATTCCCTCGTGCCGAAGTTTTATTTTCATACGAGAAGGAAAATGGCAAGGTAAAGGTAGAAGATTTTAATCCTGATACAGTAAAAGAAACTGTTCTTTGGAAGATTCATCCATGCGATGCAGCAGGATTCAAACCATTGACTGCTATCTTTAACTGGGATTATACAGATAAATTATACAATGCTCACCTGGAAAAAACTACTCTTGTAACATTCAGTTGTGCTAAAGCAGACAAGAGTTGCTTCTGTACAAGTGTGAATGGCGGACCGGGTAATACTACAGGAAGCGATGTTCTGCTGACTATGCTTCCAGACGGAGGAGCTATTGTTGAGATCCTTACTCCTAAAGGCGAAACATTGGTGCAACTTGCAGCCTCAGCATTTGAGAATGATAAAGGCGAAGATAAATCTAAGTATTTAGCTGATGTGCCTCAGGCATTCGATATTGAAGAAGTAAGAGCACGTCTTACTACAGCATTTGACAGTTCTGTATGGAAAGAGCAATCAGAACGTTGTCTTGGTTGCGGTGCATGTGCATTTGTTTGTCCAACCTGTGCTTGTTTCGATATTCAGGAAGATGCCCACGGCTCTAAAGGAAAGCGCATCCGTTGCTGGGATTCATGCGGATTCTCTTTATTCACTTTGCATACATCAGGACACAATCCTCGTGCCGTGCAAAGTCAACGCTGGCGTCAACGCATTTTGCATAAGTTCTCTTATATGCCCGATCGCCTCAGCGTATTTGGTTGTACAGGCTGTGGACGCTGTTCACGCGCTTGTCCGGTAGATATGAATATACTTGAACACATAACTTCAATTGCAAAAAAATGA
- a CDS encoding FAD/NAD(P)-binding protein encodes MSEQNIYLPYLMTIDKITNEAPGVRTFKLKFQNEEEANAFNFKAGQFGEYSAFGEGESTFCIASSPTRKGYIECTFRETGKVTSGLADLEEGSTMGFRGPFGNTFPMDEWKGKSLVFIAGGIALPPMRCVIQNALDLRENFKDITIVYGAKSVNDLVYKDELKEWADRPDVNLVTTVDPGGETPDWKGEIGFVPSVVEKTAPSPENTIAIVCGPPIMIKFTFPVLEKLGFKDDQIYTTLENRMKCGIGKCGRCNVGKLYVCKDGPVFSKEQLNNIPAEEY; translated from the coding sequence ATGAGCGAACAAAATATATATCTTCCATACCTGATGACCATTGATAAGATTACCAATGAAGCTCCGGGTGTGAGAACTTTCAAATTGAAATTTCAAAACGAAGAAGAGGCTAATGCATTTAATTTCAAAGCCGGACAGTTTGGTGAATATTCTGCTTTCGGTGAGGGAGAATCTACTTTCTGTATAGCCTCATCCCCTACTCGTAAGGGATATATTGAATGTACTTTCCGTGAAACAGGAAAGGTAACCTCGGGACTTGCCGACCTTGAAGAAGGTAGTACCATGGGGTTTCGCGGACCTTTTGGTAACACATTCCCAATGGACGAATGGAAAGGAAAGAGCCTGGTATTTATTGCCGGAGGTATCGCCTTGCCACCAATGCGTTGTGTAATCCAGAACGCACTCGATCTTCGTGAAAACTTTAAGGACATCACTATCGTTTACGGTGCAAAATCGGTGAACGACCTTGTTTATAAAGACGAACTAAAGGAATGGGCCGACCGTCCGGATGTAAATCTTGTAACTACAGTAGACCCGGGAGGCGAAACTCCCGACTGGAAAGGTGAAATTGGATTTGTCCCTTCTGTAGTTGAAAAGACTGCTCCATCTCCAGAGAATACCATTGCTATTGTATGTGGTCCTCCTATCATGATTAAGTTTACCTTCCCTGTATTAGAGAAGCTAGGCTTTAAGGATGATCAGATCTACACTACATTGGAAAACCGTATGAAGTGTGGTATTGGTAAATGTGGCCGTTGCAACGTAGGCAAACTTTATGTATGCAAAGACGGTCCTGTATTCAGCAAAGAGCAATTAAATAACATTCCTGCTGAAGAATATTAA
- a CDS encoding CPBP family glutamic-type intramembrane protease, giving the protein MIYTDKTKSFSIKKINKYIRDSRAVSSILIVGSILSSIYFIVWFISYKILNGWDIVLDGDPNASLLKGPLYITVLEAMIIGPIIETLIFQKFLYFIATLFGWFRHNKCRIVILGTFIFGLAHFFTLLYIITTAITGAFFMYLYVIKQHRHAYWSVVMLHSMINGLAIFLSYFE; this is encoded by the coding sequence ATGATATATACCGATAAAACAAAAAGCTTCTCAATAAAAAAAATAAATAAATACATAAGAGATTCCAGGGCTGTTTCTTCTATACTAATTGTTGGATCAATTTTAAGTTCTATATATTTCATAGTATGGTTTATTTCATACAAAATTCTAAACGGTTGGGATATAGTTCTTGACGGTGACCCCAACGCTTCGCTTTTGAAAGGACCACTTTATATAACAGTTTTAGAAGCCATGATTATTGGCCCTATAATAGAAACATTAATTTTTCAAAAGTTTCTCTATTTTATCGCCACATTATTCGGTTGGTTCAGGCATAATAAATGTAGAATTGTAATATTGGGCACTTTTATTTTTGGCTTAGCACATTTTTTCACTCTATTATATATTATCACAACAGCAATAACCGGAGCTTTCTTTATGTATTTGTATGTTATCAAACAACATAGACATGCATACTGGAGTGTTGTTATGCTACATTCAATGATTAATGGACTAGCTATTTTTCTTAGCTATTTTGAATAA
- a CDS encoding carboxypeptidase-like regulatory domain-containing protein: MNYYISIKHIILFLLFIFIFGQANINAQSITISGTITNAEKGSKATNISVFVKHPRVGTISDSKGYFKLNLPSSCFKKYLYFTGVGFQKDSILISSSSSLNIKLMPQAYTLKEIYIMPDSTLHTLLRKAYLRIPENYPTKPSLYKGFYRESVQDEKYQQVYLAEAMLSIYKDSYNKKSAESGEVEILKSRKKEFKDIGILYYAGPFSAIEDDAVLQRRSYINPQHFKKYKYKFNGIKESEGKNFYDISYTNAKKDTTGIKGRILIDTKSLAYVYFERDHENYQTSNFRIKGIESHSKVTYEKQNDKYFLKQYEYNNIEKNLLNGKYIYSTIDYVTTDIKTDSVKPIPFERRLGYFEPFMPKTENYDKKGWTGYGELNNTVSPNTEFQFSNSTAEELFNSKSTKKIKFTDRLLRTLLKLNFEYGLSFNPASINNNNYNFTFNPGSSSQPFSIVKQQSSKKETVVIQQQVGYRLNKNLNLFLRVTDDCFNNDISSGGMDCGIAFRKNLKSTGRPLFFESSIAYCSKDYFVNLGTYSNPTSFHFGGEKIDARRIAFAYGLQQKTIAPQIAFSKRISRFASLKLFGTYNLPISTKKAFRIEEKSGFFLSRKSAIVGFENNKSIINNSEQDIWNSLKINRFQVGFTITLL, translated from the coding sequence ATGAACTACTATATATCAATAAAACACATAATATTATTTCTTCTTTTTATTTTTATATTCGGACAAGCTAATATCAATGCGCAATCAATAACTATTTCCGGCACAATAACCAATGCAGAGAAAGGATCAAAAGCTACTAATATAAGTGTCTTTGTAAAACATCCTAGAGTTGGAACAATTTCCGACAGCAAAGGATATTTCAAGTTGAATCTTCCATCTTCATGCTTTAAAAAGTATCTATACTTCACCGGAGTCGGCTTTCAAAAAGATAGTATACTCATTTCTAGTAGTTCGTCATTAAATATAAAGCTGATGCCACAAGCATATACTTTAAAAGAAATCTATATTATGCCAGACAGTACTCTACATACTCTTTTACGCAAGGCATATCTTAGAATACCAGAAAACTATCCTACAAAGCCTTCATTATATAAAGGTTTTTATAGAGAAAGTGTACAAGATGAAAAATACCAGCAAGTATATCTTGCGGAAGCTATGCTTTCTATCTACAAAGATTCTTATAATAAAAAGAGTGCGGAATCCGGAGAAGTTGAAATTCTGAAATCAAGAAAGAAAGAGTTTAAAGACATTGGAATTCTATATTATGCCGGACCATTCTCTGCCATAGAGGACGATGCCGTTTTGCAGCGAAGAAGCTACATCAATCCTCAGCATTTCAAAAAATATAAATATAAGTTCAATGGGATAAAAGAATCTGAGGGAAAGAACTTTTATGACATTTCTTATACTAACGCCAAAAAGGATACAACTGGTATTAAAGGAAGAATACTAATAGACACAAAAAGTTTGGCATACGTATATTTTGAAAGAGATCATGAGAATTATCAAACTTCAAATTTTAGAATCAAAGGTATTGAATCTCATTCAAAAGTTACTTATGAAAAGCAGAATGATAAATACTTCCTTAAGCAATATGAATATAATAACATTGAAAAGAATCTATTGAACGGGAAATATATTTATTCTACTATCGATTATGTTACTACTGATATAAAAACAGACTCTGTAAAGCCAATACCTTTTGAAAGAAGACTGGGATACTTCGAGCCATTTATGCCTAAGACTGAGAACTATGATAAAAAAGGATGGACAGGTTATGGTGAACTAAATAATACAGTTTCGCCAAACACTGAATTTCAGTTTTCAAACTCTACAGCGGAGGAGCTTTTCAATAGCAAAAGCACCAAGAAGATAAAATTTACAGATCGTTTATTAAGAACCTTGCTAAAACTTAATTTTGAATATGGTCTCTCATTTAATCCGGCAAGTATCAACAACAATAATTATAACTTTACTTTTAATCCTGGGAGCAGCTCGCAACCATTTTCCATTGTAAAACAACAGTCTTCTAAAAAAGAAACAGTTGTAATTCAACAGCAGGTAGGATATCGGCTAAATAAGAATTTAAATTTATTCCTTAGAGTTACAGATGATTGTTTTAATAACGATATTTCATCTGGCGGAATGGATTGCGGCATTGCATTCAGAAAGAACTTAAAAAGTACCGGTCGCCCACTATTCTTTGAATCTTCTATTGCATACTGCTCTAAAGATTATTTCGTAAATCTGGGAACATATAGTAATCCCACTTCATTTCACTTTGGAGGGGAGAAGATTGATGCAAGAAGGATTGCATTTGCTTATGGATTGCAGCAAAAAACAATCGCTCCTCAAATAGCTTTTTCAAAAAGGATTAGTCGGTTTGCCAGTCTGAAGTTATTTGGGACTTACAACCTCCCTATTAGCACAAAGAAAGCATTCAGGATAGAAGAAAAGAGTGGATTCTTTCTTTCAAGAAAGAGTGCAATAGTCGGTTTTGAGAACAATAAGTCTATAATTAACAACAGCGAACAGGATATTTGGAATTCATTGAAGATTAACCGTTTTCAGGTGGGATTTACAATCACTTTGCTTTAA